CGTCAGTTTTTCACTGTGAGCGAAAACTGCCGTCTCGCGCAGCCGTTCATTGAAAAGCTCGCGCAGATTCTCACCTTTTACCTTCAGCCGTGTGGTTTTGCCGGTCAGCGTAAAACTTGCGCGTGCATCCTCGCCTGCGGTGTCAACTTGGTACAGCTCCTGATATTCGGGGATGGATAACACCAGCCAGCCGTCGTGCACAATCTGCGGATAGAGCGCGTCAAGATGCAGCGTATGAACGTTGCGCGGATAGAGTCGCCCTTGCGGGATGATCTGCTTGGCCAGGCCCGGCGGCGTCCACGAGAGCTTGATAGTTGCCGCGCCACCGTCCTCGTAATACTCCAGTTTGATGTCATATTTTTTACCGGCGGTAAGCGTAATACTGCCGCTGTTTTCAGTGGCGCCATGATTGGTCCAGTTGTTGATAATCAAATGATTGTCGACCCACAGGCGCACGCCGTCGTCGGAGAGGGTGTGAAAGCTGTAACTGCCGGTTGAGGGCGCATGCACCCAACCTGTCCAGCGCACCGAGAACGTGTCGGCGCCTATCAACGCATTGGGCGAACCGCTGCCCCAATCGAAGTTCACCGTAGTATCGGTGCGCGTGAGCTTGCGATTCGAAAGATCTTTGTTATCGAAATATTCACCGTAAAGACCCGTACCGGTAGCGGAGGCTGTCGGTGGGTCGGAAATATCAGCGATGGTGAAACCTGGCCATTCGGTGGTGGTGATGGTCGAGCCAGTCGGCAGCCCCAGATAGCCGCATTTAATATCGTTGGACATTACCCGCCAGTCAGGGGCGTTATAACCGAACAGTGAGGCGCGCTGGCGCAGCGCGTATACCTTGGGCTCAGCCGCTGGCGCGACGTAGGGCGAGGCGCTACCCAGGCCGTGATTCAGCGTGACGATGGTATGGTCTGCGGTGCTGTCGAGCACCACGCTTTGGACACGACGAAAATCCCAGTTCTCGTTGCCGGTATTGTTTTCACGTTCCGCGCCGACGAATAGCAGCGCGTCACCGGCCTTAAGCTGCGTCGTGGTGCCCTGCAGATAAACGATCTTGGTGCCGAACACCGGCAATTTCATTTCGTGCATTTTCGGCAGCAGCACGTTCCATGCCGGTCGCGCTTCAATACTCTCGACGGTCTCGAAGGTCTGCGGTTTTTCGTTGGGGCCGGGTATGCTCTGCACCTTGATGCCGATGTCCAGCGTCACTTTGTCCGGTACGCCGGTAGCCTGCTTGGGGTCGCTGCTCACGGGTTGTGGCGGCGGTTCTTGCAGTGTGAAAGCGAGGTAGGTCTCCGCGGCAACGCCAGGTTTGAGACGATAGCCAATCAGCCGCGCCAATTCGCTCAACGACAGACGTTCGCTTGACGTACGCAAATAGGATTCATTGGCGAGACGTTCCTGATAGAAGCTCAACACGTCGGCCATACACGCATAGGCATCCAGCAGCGCAATGGAAAAATCATCGCTATCGCGGGTGCGCAATTTTGCCAGCGCGGGATATTCCTGCGACGACAGCCGCGCCTGCATGCTAGCCAGCACCTCGCTGTGCGTGCCGATGCGATAGGCGATGGCCGCAAGCCCCGGGCGATTGTAGAGCAGCGCCGGTGCCTGGATGCCCACGCCCGCGCAACAACCGCACGCGTCTTGCGATGATTGTTCTTCGCCGCTCATTTGCCGCCTCCTATCGAGAGCTTCAACACACCCCGTTCAGGGAAGTTGGGATCGTTGTCCAGTCGCGCGATTTCCAGTCGCCCAATCGTTAGCACGCCGTCATCCATGGGTTTGGAATCCGGTGGCGCACGCAGACGCTGAAAAGCGTTAATCACCACCGAGGCCACGCCTTGTATCGCCTGTGCTGCTTCATAAAGCGCGCTGAGATAGACCGCCTGGCCAAAGCTGAAATTATCGGGATGAAACAAGGCAGGCGTGCCATCAACCAACCAGCCACGGCTGAATACGCGCATCAGCGCGACGCGTACATCGGCGCGGAAATAATCTGGCTTGACGCATACCGTCAT
This genomic interval from Candidatus Nitrotoga sp. AM1P contains the following:
- a CDS encoding putative baseplate assembly protein; protein product: MQARLSSQEYPALAKLRTRDSDDFSIALLDAYACMADVLSFYQERLANESYLRTSSERLSLSELARLIGYRLKPGVAAETYLAFTLQEPPPQPVSSDPKQATGVPDKVTLDIGIKVQSIPGPNEKPQTFETVESIEARPAWNVLLPKMHEMKLPVFGTKIVYLQGTTTQLKAGDALLFVGAERENNTGNENWDFRRVQSVVLDSTADHTIVTLNHGLGSASPYVAPAAEPKVYALRQRASLFGYNAPDWRVMSNDIKCGYLGLPTGSTITTTEWPGFTIADISDPPTASATGTGLYGEYFDNKDLSNRKLTRTDTTVNFDWGSGSPNALIGADTFSVRWTGWVHAPSTGSYSFHTLSDDGVRLWVDNHLIINNWTNHGATENSGSITLTAGKKYDIKLEYYEDGGAATIKLSWTPPGLAKQIIPQGRLYPRNVHTLHLDALYPQIVHDGWLVLSIPEYQELYQVDTAGEDARASFTLTGKTTRLKVKGENLRELFNERLRETAVFAHSEKLTLAETPITADVAGDSLRLDRKVEELPPDRMLILSGITTAGDDVSEVLTLLRTEADGNTSKLFFTTPLQHQYQRGSVKLYANVALATHGETVHQTLGSGAARLSHQRYTLKHTPLTFVGAENETGAEAALEVRVNDIRWHETPTLYQAGANDRSYVLRVEEDGAGTIQFGDGRHGARLPTGQDNLRAIYRKGIGTAGNLQAGQLSQLLSRPLGLKAVSNPLPAAGGVNADSAAHARRNMPLGVRTLGRVVSVQDYEDYALAFTGIAKAQATVLNTRAGRTVFITVAGDNGVQPPDLTLAKLLNTLKQNGDPLVHCETKAYNEATFHLALRIKCDPDHEGKKVLADVETALRAAFSFDARDFGQIVSRSEIIAIAQEVEGVLGVDLDRFYRGTTITLEQRLTPAAAMVDAQGNGTAAELLLLDTGPFDYLEEMP